In a single window of the Ruminococcus albus 7 = DSM 20455 genome:
- a CDS encoding sensor histidine kinase, protein MSVHIKRKYRGGESITRHWLVNSMGIVTLILLAVEIVLIVIVKSYYYTSAKQYVTSKMNIITTSVMNSAGDTTNYNAEIRNIVESYEDKDRIELMAITADGDVDVTSSGFSLQGGDSMTDYNEAKSSAAGTAAQIIRLATGEKVVAVTSVISPKGCDYEALRMLSSMKNVDHQIGLIAAVITAIVLGIILLMFFTGMYFIRQIVIPIRGIADITHKYAKGDFSKRIEKKSEDELGELCDSINNMAEELSNTEQMKNEFISSVSHELRTPLTAIKGWTETVATMYGDVETFKKGMRVINSETERLSQMVEELLDFSRIQDNRLMLQMDTIDILAELGETVLIYQERARVLGITLNYFEPDMLPFVYGDKNRLRQVFINVVDNAIKYSDKGDTVSVEAYEEEGEICISVSDTGIGISKEDLPRIKQKFFKANQTRRGSGIGLAVADEIIARHGGTLTIDSEQGVGTTVMITLPFIEQEERSEESDTVDVELISSDDKPEGAVERKDTDEQ, encoded by the coding sequence TTGAGCGTTCATATAAAACGGAAATACCGCGGCGGTGAAAGCATAACACGTCACTGGCTCGTTAACAGCATGGGCATAGTCACACTGATACTTCTCGCCGTTGAGATAGTACTTATAGTTATCGTTAAAAGCTATTATTACACCTCAGCCAAGCAGTACGTCACATCCAAAATGAATATCATCACTACTTCGGTTATGAATTCTGCGGGAGATACCACGAACTACAATGCCGAGATCAGAAATATTGTTGAAAGCTATGAGGATAAGGACAGGATAGAGCTTATGGCGATAACCGCTGACGGTGATGTTGATGTTACCTCATCCGGATTCTCACTTCAGGGCGGAGACAGCATGACTGACTACAATGAGGCGAAGTCTTCGGCGGCGGGCACTGCTGCACAGATAATCAGGCTGGCTACAGGTGAAAAGGTGGTTGCAGTCACATCGGTCATATCTCCGAAGGGCTGTGATTACGAAGCGCTGAGAATGCTCAGCTCCATGAAGAACGTAGATCATCAGATAGGTCTGATCGCTGCAGTGATAACAGCTATCGTGCTTGGGATAATACTGCTCATGTTCTTTACTGGTATGTATTTTATAAGGCAGATAGTAATACCTATCCGCGGTATAGCTGATATTACACATAAGTACGCGAAGGGAGATTTCTCAAAGCGTATCGAGAAAAAAAGCGAGGATGAGCTTGGCGAGCTCTGCGATTCAATAAACAATATGGCTGAGGAGCTTTCAAATACCGAGCAGATGAAGAACGAGTTCATATCATCCGTATCCCACGAACTGAGAACACCCCTTACAGCAATAAAGGGATGGACGGAAACTGTTGCTACTATGTACGGTGATGTTGAGACCTTCAAAAAGGGTATGCGTGTCATCAACAGTGAGACAGAAAGACTTTCGCAGATGGTTGAGGAACTTCTGGATTTCTCACGTATACAGGATAACAGACTGATGCTCCAGATGGACACTATAGACATACTTGCCGAACTGGGTGAAACAGTGCTCATTTATCAGGAGCGTGCAAGGGTGCTGGGTATAACCCTGAACTACTTTGAACCTGATATGCTGCCGTTTGTTTACGGTGATAAAAACAGGCTCAGACAGGTATTCATAAACGTGGTGGATAATGCAATAAAGTATTCTGACAAGGGCGATACAGTATCGGTAGAAGCCTATGAGGAAGAAGGGGAGATATGTATCTCCGTTTCAGATACCGGTATTGGTATCTCAAAGGAAGACCTGCCGCGTATCAAGCAGAAGTTCTTTAAGGCTAACCAGACCCGACGCGGTTCGGGCATAGGTCTGGCTGTGGCTGATGAGATAATAGCAAGACACGGCGGCACCCTGACTATCGACAGTGAGCAGGGTGTTGGTACGACCGTTATGATAACCCTGCCATTCATTGAGCAGGAAGAAAGATCGGAGGAGAGCGACACTGTGGATGTAGAGCTCATATCTTCTGATGACAAGCCCGAAGGGGCTGTAGAAAGGAAAGATACCGATGAGCAGTAA
- a CDS encoding formate--tetrahydrofolate ligase, translating to MLSDIEIAKQAKMLKISEIAKKLGITEEEYEPYGHYKAKLSESLYVKTKDKPDGKLILVTAINPTPAGEGKTTISVGLNEAMHVIGKNSILALREPSLGPVFGIKGGAAGGGYAQVVPMEDINLHFTGDMHAITAANNLLCALIDNSMQQGNPLHIDQRRIMFKRCLDMNDRALRDIIIGLGSKVNGIPREDSFQITVASEIMAILCLAADLEDLKKRIERILVAYTTDGKPVFAKDIGGCGAMVALLKDALKPNLVQTLENNPALIHGGPFANIAHGCNSVRATKLALKLADYTITEAGFGSDLGAEKFFDIKCRFAGFKPSCVVLVATIRALKYNGGVARADLTAENVPALEKGIVNLKTHIENMKKFGVPVVVAINRFATDTEAEIEVIKKTCADMGVEVSLAEIFANGGKGGTDLAEKVVSTIENNESNFKPLYDEKLPIKEKLGIIAKEIYRADGVIFTAQAEKALKEINELGYDKIPVCVAKTQYSLSDDPTKLGKPEGFEITVRDLRVSAGAGFVVAYTGDIMTMPGLPKVPAANNIDCDNQGNIYGLF from the coding sequence ATGCTGTCAGATATCGAGATAGCCAAGCAGGCTAAAATGCTGAAAATTTCCGAGATCGCAAAGAAACTCGGTATAACCGAGGAGGAGTATGAACCCTATGGACACTATAAGGCTAAGCTTTCTGAATCTCTGTATGTAAAGACCAAGGATAAGCCCGATGGTAAGCTTATTCTTGTTACAGCTATCAATCCTACCCCTGCAGGTGAGGGTAAGACCACTATTTCTGTTGGTCTTAATGAGGCTATGCACGTTATAGGAAAGAATTCTATACTCGCACTGAGAGAACCATCCCTCGGACCTGTGTTCGGCATAAAGGGCGGCGCTGCCGGCGGCGGATATGCTCAGGTAGTTCCCATGGAGGATATCAATCTCCATTTTACGGGAGATATGCACGCTATCACAGCGGCTAACAATCTGCTTTGTGCACTTATCGACAACTCCATGCAGCAGGGCAATCCTCTGCATATCGACCAGAGAAGGATAATGTTCAAGAGATGTCTTGATATGAATGACAGAGCGCTAAGAGATATCATCATCGGTCTGGGTTCAAAGGTAAATGGTATACCGAGAGAGGATTCTTTCCAGATAACCGTTGCTTCTGAGATAATGGCTATACTCTGTCTGGCAGCTGACCTTGAAGATCTTAAAAAGCGTATTGAGCGTATACTCGTTGCATACACTACCGACGGCAAGCCTGTTTTCGCTAAGGATATCGGGGGCTGCGGTGCTATGGTGGCACTGCTTAAAGATGCGCTGAAGCCTAATCTGGTGCAGACGCTGGAGAACAATCCTGCACTGATACACGGTGGTCCTTTCGCAAATATCGCTCACGGCTGCAACTCTGTAAGAGCAACTAAACTCGCACTGAAGCTGGCAGATTATACTATCACCGAGGCAGGCTTTGGTTCCGATCTGGGTGCTGAGAAGTTCTTTGATATCAAGTGCCGCTTTGCAGGATTCAAGCCCAGCTGTGTAGTACTGGTTGCGACTATCCGTGCACTGAAATACAACGGCGGTGTTGCGCGTGCTGATCTTACAGCTGAAAATGTTCCTGCACTTGAAAAGGGTATAGTAAATCTGAAGACACATATCGAGAATATGAAGAAGTTCGGTGTGCCTGTGGTTGTTGCTATCAACAGATTCGCTACCGACACCGAAGCTGAGATCGAAGTCATCAAAAAGACCTGCGCTGATATGGGCGTTGAGGTATCTCTTGCCGAGATATTCGCAAATGGCGGCAAGGGCGGTACAGATCTGGCTGAAAAGGTTGTTTCCACCATTGAAAACAACGAGAGCAATTTCAAGCCCCTTTATGATGAAAAGCTGCCTATCAAGGAAAAGCTTGGCATAATTGCTAAGGAGATATACCGTGCTGACGGTGTTATCTTTACTGCACAGGCTGAGAAGGCACTGAAAGAGATCAACGAACTGGGCTATGATAAGATACCTGTTTGTGTTGCAAAGACACAGTATTCGCTTTCGGACGATCCCACCAAGCTTGGCAAGCCTGAGGGCTTTGAGATAACAGTACGTGACCTGAGAGTGTCGGCAGGTGCAGGATTTGTTGTAGCTTATACCGGCGATATCATGACCATGCCCGGTCTGCCTAAGGTACCCGCAGCAAACAATATCGACTGTGATAATCAGGGCAATATCTACGGCTTGTTCTGA
- a CDS encoding DUF1385 domain-containing protein: MSSNSGKEKFKSKIGGQAVIEGVMMRGIDKGAMANRMPDGTIDIDEWEIKGGKNPPWYRKTPFLRGIFNFVTSMIDGYKCISRSVDKQMTDDDKEEEPTKFEKWLDEKLGDKLMPVISTISMILGLVIAMFLFMWVPSAIIKLIEKLVSAEINTVLKNIIEGFLKIGIFIGYTSLTALMPDMKRLYEYHGAEHKTIACYEAETELTPENVKQFTRFHPRCGTSFIFLVLFISIFVNTIFRISWASLPLRVLCKLALLPVVTGIAYELIRLAGKYTNACTRIFSAPGLWIQRITTREPDEKEIECAIAALKAVIPENKEDDQW, from the coding sequence ATGAGCAGTAATTCGGGTAAGGAAAAATTCAAATCCAAGATAGGCGGTCAGGCTGTTATAGAAGGCGTTATGATGCGCGGCATCGATAAGGGCGCTATGGCAAACCGTATGCCTGACGGGACTATTGATATTGACGAGTGGGAGATAAAAGGCGGCAAAAATCCACCCTGGTACAGAAAGACACCGTTCCTGAGAGGCATATTCAACTTTGTTACTTCTATGATCGACGGCTATAAGTGCATATCGCGCTCTGTTGATAAGCAGATGACAGATGATGATAAAGAGGAAGAACCTACTAAGTTCGAGAAATGGCTGGATGAAAAACTTGGCGATAAACTGATGCCTGTGATATCCACTATCTCAATGATCTTAGGTCTGGTGATCGCCATGTTCCTGTTCATGTGGGTGCCCTCTGCAATTATAAAGCTTATAGAAAAACTGGTATCTGCCGAGATCAATACTGTCCTGAAAAATATTATCGAAGGCTTCCTGAAGATAGGTATATTTATAGGCTATACCTCCCTTACTGCTCTTATGCCGGATATGAAGCGCCTTTACGAATACCACGGTGCTGAGCATAAGACCATAGCCTGCTATGAGGCTGAAACCGAGCTAACACCGGAGAATGTTAAGCAGTTCACCAGATTTCATCCGAGATGCGGTACAAGCTTTATATTCCTGGTACTGTTTATAAGCATATTTGTGAATACTATATTCCGTATATCCTGGGCGAGTCTGCCGCTGAGAGTACTCTGCAAGCTGGCGCTTCTTCCCGTTGTTACAGGTATCGCATATGAGCTTATACGTCTGGCAGGAAAGTATACCAACGCCTGCACTCGCATATTCTCCGCTCCGGGACTCTGGATACAGCGTATAACTACCCGTGAACCTGATGAAAAGGAGATAGAGTGTGCTATCGCAGCACTTAAAGCAGTTATCCCCGAAAATAAAGAGGATGATCAGTGGTGA
- the rpiB gene encoding ribose 5-phosphate isomerase B, whose amino-acid sequence MKLAIGCDHAGPELKKEVLAYLDEIGVEYTDLGVQEGEKCDYPDKAQEVCAKVTSGECALAVLICGTGIGMSMAANKVKGIRAACCSDYFSAKYTRAHNDANVLCIGARVVGAGLACELIKVFIDTPFEGGRHQRRVDKIHDIENA is encoded by the coding sequence ATGAAACTTGCAATAGGCTGCGATCATGCAGGTCCTGAACTTAAAAAAGAGGTACTGGCATATCTGGACGAGATAGGAGTAGAATATACCGATCTCGGTGTACAGGAGGGCGAAAAGTGCGATTACCCCGACAAGGCACAGGAGGTATGTGCTAAGGTGACAAGCGGCGAGTGTGCTCTTGCAGTGCTGATCTGCGGAACGGGTATCGGTATGTCAATGGCGGCAAACAAGGTCAAGGGTATCAGGGCTGCGTGCTGCTCAGACTATTTCTCGGCTAAGTACACAAGAGCTCATAACGATGCTAATGTTCTTTGCATTGGCGCGAGAGTGGTTGGTGCAGGTCTTGCCTGCGAACTTATCAAGGTGTTTATCGATACTCCATTTGAGGGCGGCAGACATCAGCGCAGAGTTGACAAGATACACGATATCGAAAATGCGTGA
- a CDS encoding GH25 family lysozyme: MKLFKAAAGAAIACILCAGMSVTALAEKADTSEKQVVSAGGESYEINYSDSDHSEDAGYLKYRHKLVTDRMNSLTPSGRIKADFSTISGVFGTRLSHDSRFDGMKKTYFIDVSQWQYTIDWKKVKADGIDNVIIRLGYRGYGSAGTLMMDDRFYENIKGAKAAGLKVGIYFYTQAITYAEARQEADFCAAVLKDYTIDLPVYYDIESVDYDYGRLDHAGLSKAQKTKLCRSFCDRIESYGYESGVYANLNWLTHMINGPELGNDYRTWVACYDTYVDYPGIYDAWQYSSSASIDGITGGVDISVKYDVSYAPVTKINAQINNGILSWNKAAGADGYTVYGSDNGSDKYVVADVEGTSFDISNQKSASYCVAAYNYFGGKKHYGSVSAKVDSFREAPASVQVKRSGIDKATLSWDAVDGAVGYEVYTSVYGVISRAGVTKATSFEISGSQLEKRTAVVRAYNKNGIYGDYSEVVSLPSNAPSREPHAELRANKLLWTSVPDADGYVVTRDRNGTKSVKYVSGTSLVVDESVTADYYVQAYTELDGEKFTSAASNICSFKGISYPPRGNVDLDSSEDGLSWNKIDDAMGYVVYEVDINGNETEIGRTDVCSYHIDDPHGAVYFVKAYNSKEGKEFFTEASNRVKTTLPEVTEAALVSKTDDYAVISWNAIEGCSEYMVYVDMGHGYKQYSSVKGEMAIIVGLKDADFASVRIKGYVGNAEVVNFGLFSNQLYIIGDEKSRPADEVFYFDDLLGQ; this comes from the coding sequence ATGAAATTATTCAAAGCGGCTGCGGGTGCAGCTATCGCGTGTATACTTTGCGCAGGCATGAGCGTCACCGCTCTGGCTGAAAAAGCAGATACTTCTGAAAAGCAGGTCGTAAGCGCGGGAGGAGAATCTTATGAGATAAACTATTCAGATTCAGATCATTCCGAGGATGCAGGTTATCTGAAGTATAGACATAAGCTTGTGACCGACAGGATGAACAGTCTTACACCAAGCGGCAGGATAAAGGCGGATTTTTCGACTATAAGCGGCGTGTTTGGTACAAGGCTTTCCCACGACAGCAGATTCGATGGTATGAAAAAAACATACTTCATCGACGTTTCACAGTGGCAGTATACTATCGACTGGAAAAAAGTCAAGGCTGACGGCATCGATAACGTTATAATCAGACTGGGCTACCGCGGATACGGTTCTGCAGGTACGCTCATGATGGACGATAGGTTCTATGAGAACATAAAGGGTGCTAAGGCTGCTGGTCTTAAAGTAGGTATATATTTCTATACCCAGGCAATAACCTACGCCGAGGCTCGTCAGGAAGCTGACTTCTGTGCGGCTGTACTGAAGGATTATACTATTGATCTTCCCGTGTACTATGATATTGAGAGCGTTGATTACGATTACGGCAGACTTGATCACGCCGGCCTTTCAAAGGCTCAGAAGACCAAGCTGTGCAGGTCGTTCTGCGACAGGATAGAATCCTACGGCTATGAGTCGGGTGTATATGCTAACCTCAACTGGCTGACCCATATGATAAACGGTCCCGAGCTTGGTAATGATTACAGGACCTGGGTAGCCTGCTATGATACTTACGTTGACTATCCCGGTATATATGATGCATGGCAGTACTCAAGCTCCGCATCTATCGATGGAATCACAGGCGGCGTTGATATCAGCGTAAAGTATGATGTCAGCTATGCTCCTGTCACCAAGATAAATGCGCAGATCAATAACGGCATTCTTTCATGGAACAAGGCTGCCGGTGCTGACGGCTATACCGTATACGGTTCGGATAATGGTTCAGATAAATACGTTGTTGCCGATGTTGAAGGTACAAGCTTCGATATATCCAATCAGAAAAGTGCAAGCTACTGTGTAGCGGCTTACAATTATTTCGGCGGAAAGAAGCACTATGGCAGTGTATCTGCAAAGGTAGACAGCTTCCGTGAAGCACCTGCTTCGGTACAAGTTAAGAGGAGCGGTATCGACAAGGCTACTCTCAGCTGGGATGCAGTTGACGGTGCAGTGGGCTATGAGGTATATACCTCCGTTTACGGTGTGATCTCCCGTGCAGGTGTTACCAAGGCTACAAGCTTTGAGATAAGCGGATCTCAGCTTGAAAAGAGAACAGCTGTTGTAAGGGCTTATAACAAGAATGGTATTTACGGTGATTATTCCGAGGTGGTATCCCTTCCTTCAAATGCTCCCTCGCGTGAGCCTCATGCAGAGCTGAGAGCCAATAAGCTGTTATGGACTTCGGTTCCCGATGCTGATGGTTATGTAGTTACCAGAGATAGGAATGGAACCAAGAGCGTAAAATATGTCAGCGGCACTTCATTGGTCGTTGATGAGAGTGTAACAGCTGATTATTATGTTCAGGCATATACCGAACTTGATGGTGAAAAGTTCACATCAGCTGCTTCAAATATCTGTTCTTTCAAAGGAATAAGCTATCCTCCAAGAGGAAATGTAGATCTTGATTCCAGCGAAGACGGTCTTTCATGGAACAAGATAGATGATGCTATGGGATATGTGGTATACGAAGTTGATATCAACGGTAATGAAACTGAGATCGGCAGAACAGATGTCTGCTCGTACCACATAGATGATCCTCATGGTGCAGTATATTTCGTCAAGGCTTATAACTCCAAGGAAGGCAAGGAATTCTTCACCGAAGCTTCAAACCGTGTGAAGACCACACTTCCCGAAGTAACCGAAGCAGCACTGGTAAGCAAGACAGATGACTACGCAGTCATCTCATGGAACGCTATTGAAGGCTGCAGCGAATATATGGTCTATGTGGATATGGGTCATGGCTACAAGCAGTATTCATCAGTAAAGGGTGAAATGGCGATCATTGTAGGACTTAAAGATGCTGATTTTGCAAGCGTAAGGATAAAGGGCTATGTTGGCAACGCAGAAGTTGTTAACTTCGGTCTGTTCTCCAATCAGCTTTACATTATCGGTGATGAAAAATCAAGACCCGCAGATGAGGTATTCTATTTCGATGACCTCCTGGGTCAATAA
- a CDS encoding response regulator transcription factor, which produces MKRVLVCEDEDSIREFVVINLVRSGYEVVDVNCGEDALKAYEENEGGFDVALLDIMMPGIDGMQVCKKIREKNNSVGIIMLSAKSQEMDKISCLMSGADDYITKPFSISELIARVDAVCRRVNRSAVKPEEASTITSGPFVLNLKSRTVTKNNKQIDLTQVEYQIMEYFFKNQNAALDRSSILNHIWGESYYGDDKIVDVNIRRIRMKIEDEPSNPKYILTIWGFGYKWSGGNG; this is translated from the coding sequence ATGAAAAGAGTTCTTGTTTGTGAAGATGAAGACTCCATCCGCGAGTTTGTTGTTATAAATCTTGTTAGAAGCGGTTACGAGGTAGTCGATGTAAACTGCGGTGAGGATGCACTGAAAGCTTATGAGGAAAACGAAGGCGGCTTTGATGTTGCGCTGCTTGATATAATGATGCCCGGTATCGATGGTATGCAGGTATGCAAAAAGATACGCGAGAAAAATAATTCTGTTGGTATAATCATGCTTTCAGCCAAGAGCCAGGAGATGGATAAGATATCCTGCCTTATGAGCGGCGCTGATGATTATATAACAAAGCCATTCTCTATATCCGAGCTTATCGCCAGGGTAGATGCTGTGTGCAGGAGAGTGAACCGCTCTGCTGTAAAGCCCGAGGAGGCTTCCACAATAACATCCGGTCCTTTTGTGCTCAACCTCAAGAGCAGGACAGTTACCAAAAACAACAAGCAGATAGACCTTACTCAGGTCGAGTATCAGATAATGGAGTACTTCTTCAAGAATCAGAATGCTGCACTTGACAGATCAAGTATACTTAACCACATCTGGGGTGAGAGTTATTACGGTGATGATAAGATAGTCGATGTAAATATCAGACGTATACGTATGAAGATAGAGGATGAACCTTCAAACCCCAAGTATATACTGACTATATGGGGCTTCGGCTATAAGTGGTCGGGCGGAAACGGCTAA
- the tsaB gene encoding tRNA (adenosine(37)-N6)-threonylcarbamoyltransferase complex dimerization subunit type 1 TsaB, protein MKILAIDTSGKTASVAISDAERLLWEKTVFTKLTHSQVILPMVESALAETGLDYTDIDCIAVANGPGSYTGLRIGVGAVKGICLGAPHIKAAGVSTLLALAYNCVGHEGRIFSVMRARPKIIYGAVFESSGGKIRRITDDKVCSEEEFFSQMEFCENIMLVGDCAAELKAGRFATAENVRTAPVNCILQRASSLCMAVEDDDSLICTADELAVSYLQATKAEKDKAHRG, encoded by the coding sequence TTGAAAATATTAGCTATTGATACAAGCGGCAAGACGGCTTCTGTGGCAATTAGTGATGCAGAACGTCTGCTGTGGGAAAAAACGGTTTTTACAAAGCTTACACACTCACAGGTGATACTGCCTATGGTTGAGTCGGCACTTGCAGAGACCGGTCTTGATTATACGGATATAGACTGTATAGCTGTTGCGAATGGTCCGGGTTCATATACCGGGCTGAGGATAGGCGTGGGTGCTGTAAAGGGTATATGTCTGGGAGCACCTCATATAAAAGCGGCAGGAGTATCCACTTTGCTGGCTCTTGCTTATAACTGCGTTGGACACGAGGGCAGGATATTCTCTGTAATGAGGGCAAGGCCTAAAATAATCTACGGTGCTGTATTCGAGAGCAGCGGCGGTAAGATAAGGCGAATCACTGATGATAAGGTGTGCAGTGAGGAAGAATTTTTCTCACAGATGGAGTTCTGTGAAAATATCATGCTGGTCGGTGACTGTGCTGCTGAATTAAAGGCGGGTCGCTTTGCGACTGCCGAAAATGTGCGTACTGCACCTGTTAACTGCATCCTGCAGAGAGCGTCTTCACTGTGTATGGCTGTTGAGGATGATGATAGCCTTATTTGTACAGCAGATGAGCTTGCTGTGTCATATCTGCAGGCCACAAAGGCTGAAAAGGATAAAGCTCACCGAGGCTGA
- the tsaE gene encoding tRNA (adenosine(37)-N6)-threonylcarbamoyltransferase complex ATPase subunit type 1 TsaE: MNYTYRTSSPEQTIALGREIGRRLHGGDVLAYRGGLGAGKTTITRGISEGMGLGDEVTSPTFALVNEYRKTDSKLSLIHFDMYRITSGEDLETTGFFDYMDEDTVLAVEWSENIEDELPEECIRITINRISDDERELTIETCGGDDRFENISY; the protein is encoded by the coding sequence TTGAACTATACATACAGAACATCTTCTCCCGAACAGACTATAGCTCTCGGCAGGGAGATAGGCAGACGTCTGCACGGCGGTGATGTACTTGCTTACCGCGGAGGGCTCGGCGCGGGCAAAACTACTATAACACGCGGTATCTCCGAGGGTATGGGACTTGGTGACGAAGTTACCTCACCCACTTTTGCTCTTGTTAACGAGTACCGTAAAACGGACAGCAAACTTAGCCTGATACACTTTGATATGTACAGGATAACCTCGGGTGAGGATCTTGAAACTACGGGTTTTTTCGATTATATGGACGAGGATACCGTACTGGCAGTTGAGTGGTCGGAGAATATCGAAGATGAGCTGCCCGAAGAATGTATCAGGATAACGATAAACAGGATATCCGATGATGAGCGCGAACTCACCATTGAGACCTGCGGCGGAGATGACAGATTTGAAAATATTAGCTATTGA
- a CDS encoding DUF3810 domain-containing protein, translating into MKTEVMTEQVSVNGVDVKVSKTTDKKCKHTKLKWLIGSAVFFALLNGLAWICTPFCDFYQKWVYPFWVNTYGRVTSLLPFSFGELLIAIAVFGIPLSLIVMIVLLIIKKGRRGKVAKVFGFIYGWIIVFILGTETLNCFILYHTSTFEELNGISSEKHSTEELEKLAFRLVAQVNELSTQVERDENGRFVLTADTDAARKAVEGLEDEFVCFGGYEVHPKPIYCSFFMSQMDLMGIYFPFSMEANYNTDMYKAKLPDTICHELAHTKGFMREEEANFIAFVACDRSDSVEYRYSGYLSALTYVRNNVFEYCDDYTQFALDDAISDEVWVDINENREYWESVEEAEDTVFDSQTVSEVSDKAMEASLQANGVEDGIESYGRMVDLMLNYYGDHKFVGEE; encoded by the coding sequence ATGAAAACCGAAGTCATGACCGAACAGGTTTCGGTAAATGGCGTTGATGTAAAAGTGTCCAAAACTACGGACAAAAAATGCAAGCATACCAAGCTTAAATGGCTTATCGGCAGCGCAGTGTTTTTCGCGCTGCTGAACGGTCTTGCCTGGATATGCACACCTTTCTGTGACTTTTATCAGAAATGGGTATACCCGTTCTGGGTGAATACCTACGGACGCGTTACATCACTCCTGCCTTTCTCTTTCGGGGAATTACTTATCGCGATCGCTGTTTTCGGTATTCCGCTTTCGCTTATAGTAATGATAGTTTTGCTCATAATTAAAAAGGGCAGACGCGGGAAAGTTGCTAAGGTGTTCGGGTTCATATACGGCTGGATAATTGTGTTTATACTTGGTACAGAAACATTGAACTGTTTTATATTGTACCACACTTCAACTTTTGAAGAACTGAACGGAATAAGTTCAGAAAAACATTCCACCGAAGAACTGGAGAAACTTGCGTTCCGTTTAGTAGCGCAGGTAAATGAGCTTTCTACGCAGGTGGAACGTGATGAAAACGGCAGGTTCGTCCTTACGGCTGATACCGATGCCGCACGCAAAGCTGTTGAGGGTCTTGAAGATGAGTTTGTCTGCTTCGGCGGATATGAGGTACATCCCAAGCCTATATACTGTTCATTCTTTATGAGCCAGATGGATCTTATGGGTATATACTTCCCGTTTTCCATGGAAGCAAATTATAATACCGATATGTATAAGGCGAAGCTGCCTGATACTATCTGTCATGAACTGGCACATACAAAAGGCTTCATGAGGGAGGAAGAGGCGAATTTTATTGCCTTTGTTGCCTGTGACCGCAGTGATAGTGTTGAGTATCGTTATTCAGGCTATCTTTCGGCTCTGACATATGTAAGAAATAATGTATTTGAGTACTGTGATGATTACACTCAGTTTGCCCTTGACGATGCTATCTCCGATGAGGTATGGGTGGATATCAACGAGAACCGCGAGTACTGGGAGTCGGTAGAAGAAGCCGAAGATACAGTGTTTGACAGTCAGACTGTTAGTGAGGTCAGTGATAAAGCTATGGAGGCTTCACTGCAGGCTAACGGCGTGGAGGACGGAATAGAGTCCTACGGCAGGATGGTAGACCTTATGCTTAATTATTACGGCGATCACAAATTCGTCGGTGAAGAATAG